One region of Plasmodium vivax chromosome 7, whole genome shotgun sequence genomic DNA includes:
- a CDS encoding hypothetical protein (encoded by transcript PVX_086900A) — MKEKTNKPLILSTKVFTFFLLVCTWKYPLESSSTFGKSPETRCHPRNEPAMQVGRVLIGDTLVHSSAPRYPTLKEKLIDILDEHDDEVFSKRLNALIHDEKFKKQFELLFHGGQLRKDISSLAINNEILKAAGMPNVSNFMNNASSDWADAIKKVSSSGRETPARQFNQHPFRVETAQQFAHTSRAEPARQFNHPNWVEHARQFNQHPFRVETALQIAHSSREEPARQFAHPNRVEPARQFAHPNRVEPIRNFPSPKWEEAARHIPALNWEEAARNLPSQYREEAARQFAHSNREEPARQFAHPKREEPERKLPAINWEEAARHFQFQDKEEAAQKFPSQEREEPARQFPPQEREEPVRHFPSQEREEPARHFPPQEREEPVRHFPSQEREEPARQFSHSNREGSERKFPAVNWEEAARHFHFQDKEEAAQKFPSQDKDESVENFPPQEREEPARNYPSHDREEPARNYPSQDSEEPARNPPPRNWEELSQKFPTPNWEELSQKFRFQEREELSQKFRSQDRDEPARRFPPQDREEPARRFPPQDREESARRFSYQDREEPARKFSYQDREESARRFSYQGREEPARKFTSLDESQDISTLDNSQDLSGLDNSQDLSGLDESQDITVQEKSQDLTALDNSQDLTGLDESQDITGKDKYQDTTEVDESQDIPELDKFERMSKRYNFERERERKMEKSHDLPYLNQPTKPSEQSRSHRRDVSHKKDESHEKDESRKKDRSHKRDRSHKKDRSHKRDRSHKKDKSHKRDRSHKKDKSHKRDRSHKKDKYYVEIPEIRKVPKKAEESKFDDKFKKNSSKYKLEMKMTKDANKNNYGDKYPKNYDSMYDLDAMEMEAAYRKKESARKGYFDDKNNYKGNGYYMGDAYGMQDADNLRENHDKVVYLDEDGNCISAEEYMLNEYKFQRKNKQQGQAPYYGKDGSFNLRDEYVLKQEKVRIPHEDEKEYGMPTDGYPFKNEFTDTENYDSDDEEFYQVMNEKDESEKSKAKGKGKGKEKEKEKAKGKLPMLEKHSKKDYKDYKNSKNEKKGNSKNQKIPKGKSLMRTFFNKIDAKLESEMGRYLSMKSKEKQNYADGKANGAKNFFNSISKYRAFVPLGVFGILSLVFLGYLVQAGLISTGLPITIVALVIVYGSYGLLGLYYARKLAKVARARKKIDKAVAKNKTNKIKTH, encoded by the exons atgaaggaaaaaacgaataaacCGCTTATCCTTTCCACGAAGGTTTTTACCTTCTTCCTCCTAGTTTGCACCTGGAAATATCCCCTTGAG TCATCATCCACCTTTGGCAAGTCCCCCGAAACGAGATGCCACCCAAGGAACGAACCAGCCATGCAAGTGGGCAGAGTACTAATTGGAGATACCCTGGTACACTCCTCCGCCCCGAGATACCCCAcgttaaaagaaaaattaattgacATACTTGATGAGCATGATGATGAGGTGTTCAGCAAACGATTGAACGCCTTAATACAcgatgaaaaatttaaaaagcaaTTTGAGTTACTATTCCATGGCGGCCAATTAAGGAAAGATATATCCAGCTTAGCCATTAACAACGAAATATTAAAAGCGGCAGGTATGCCCAATGTATcgaattttatgaataatgCCAGCTCGGACTGGGCAGATGCCATAAAGAAAGTTTCCTCCTCAGGCAGGGAAACACCCGCACGACAGTTCAACCAACATCCGTTTAGGGTAGAAACCGCACAACAGTTCGCCCACACGAGTAGGGCAGAACCTGCACGACAGTTCAACCACCCCAATTGGGTAGAACACGCACGACAGTTCAACCAACATCCGTTTAGGGTAGAAACCGCACTACAAATTGCCCACTCCAGTAGGGAAGAGCCCGCACGACAGTTCGCCCACCCCAATAGAGTAGAACCCGCACGACAGTTCGCCCACCCCAATAGAGTAGAACCTATACGAAATTTTCCCtccccaaaatgggaagaagctGCAAGACATATTCCCGCCCTAAATTGGGAAGAGGCCGCTCGTAATCTGCCCTCCCAATATAGGGAAGAAGCTGCACGACAATTTGCTCACTCGAATAGGGAAGAACCTGCAAGACAATTTGCCCACccgaaaagggaagaaccCGAACGAAAGTTACCCGCCATCAATTGGGAAGAAGCTGCAAGACATTTTCAATTCCAAGATAAGGAAGAAGCCGCACAAAAATTTCCCTCCCAAGAAAGAGAAGAACCTGCAAGACagtttcccccccaagaAAGAGAAGAACCTGTAAGACATTTCCCCTCCCAAGAAAGAGAAGAACCTGCAAgacattttcccccccaagaaAGAGAAGAACCTGTAAGACATTTCCCCTCCCAAGAAAGAGAAGAACCTGCACGACAATTCTCCCACTCGAATAGGGAAGGATCCGAACGAAAGTTTCCCGCCGTCAATTGGGAAGAAGCTGCAAGACACTTTCACTTCCAAGATAAGGAAGAAGCCGCACAAAAATTTCCCTCCCAAGATAAAGATGAGTCCGTagaaaatttccccccccaagaaAGAGAAGAACCAGCAAGAAATTATCCCTCCCACGATAGAGAAGAACCAGCAAGAAATTATCCCTCCCAAGATAGTGAAGAACCCGCACGAAATCCTCCCCCCAGAAATTGGGAAGAACTCTCACAAAAGTTCCCCACCCCAAATTGGGAAGAACTCTCACAGAAGTTTCGCTTCcaagaaagggaagaacTATCACAAAAGTTTCGCTCTCAAGATAGGGATGAGCCCGCACGAAGGTTTCCCCCCCAAGATAGAGAAGAACCCGCACGAagatttcccccccaagatAGGGAAGAATCCGCACGAAGATTTTCCTACCAAGATAGGGAAGAACCCGCAAGAAAATTTTCCTACCAAGATAGGGAAGAATCCGCACGAAGATTTTCCTACCAAGGAAGGGAAGAACCCGCACGAAAGTTCACCAGCCTAGACGAGTCCCAAGACATATCCACGCTAGACAATTCCCAAGATTTAAGCGGACTAGACAATTCCCAAGATTTAAGCGGATTAGACGAATCCCAAGACATAACCGTGCAAGAGAAGTCCCAAGATTTAACCGCGCTAGACAACTCCCAAGACTTAACCGGACTAGACGAATCTCAAGACATAACTGGTAAAGACAAGTACCAAGATACGACCGAAGTAGACGAGTCCCAAGATATACCCGAATTAGACAAATTCGAGAGAATGAGCAAACGCTACAACTTcgaaagagaaagagaaagaaaaatggaaaaatcaCACGATCTACCCTACTTGAACCAACCAACCAAACCATCAGAACAGTCTAGATCACACAGAAGGGATGTTTCCCACAAAAAGGATGAGTCCCACGAAAAGGATGAGTCCCGCAAAAAGGATAGATCCCACAAAAGGGATAGATCCCACAAAAAGGATAGATCCCACAAAAGGGATAGATCccacaaaaaggataagTCCCACAAAAGGGATAGATCccacaaaaaggataagTCCCACAAAAGGGATAGATCccacaaaaaggataagTACTACGTGGAAATACCAGAAATTCGAAAAGTCCCAAAAAAAGCAGAGGAATCCAAATTTGatgataaatttaaaaaaaactcaagTAAATACAAATTGGAAATGAAAATGACGAAAGAtgctaataaaaataattatggcGATAAGTACCCCAAGAATTATGACTCCATGTATGACCTAGACGCCATGGAAATGGAAGCTGCctacagaaaaaaggaatccGCTCGAAAGGGATACTTTGATGATAAGAATAACTATAAAGGTAATGGCTACTACATGGGTGATGCCTATGGAATGCAAGATGCAGATAATTTAAGGGAAAACCACGACAAAGTTGTGTACCTAGATGAAGACGGAAATTGCATAAGTGCAGAAGAGTACATGctaaatgaatataaattccaaagaaaaaataaacagcaAGGACAAGCTCCTTATTATGGAAAGGACGGCAGTTTCAACCTTAGAGACGAATACGTTTTAAAACAAGAAAAGGTTAGAATTCCTCATGAGGATGAAAAAGAATATGGCATGCCCACAGACGGATAcccatttaaaaatgaattcacCGATACGGAAAACTACGATTCTGATGATGAAGAATTCTACCAAGTAATGAACGAAAAAGATGAAAGCGAAAAATCAAAAGCcaaaggaaagggaaagggaaaagaaaaagaaaaggaaaaggcaaaagggaagctACCCATGCTGGAAAAACATTCCAAAAAGGATTACAAAGATTATAAGAATtctaaaaatgagaaaaagggaaatagtaaaaaccaaaaaataccaaaaggCAAATCTTTAATGCGCaccttttttaacaaaatagaCGCCAAGCTCGAGTCAGAAATGGGACGCTACCTGAGCATGAAGtcgaaagaaaaacaaaattacgCAGATGGAAAAGCAAATGgagcaaaaaatttttttaactctatCAGCAAGTATAGAGCGTTCGTTCCGCTTGGTGTGTTTGGAATACTCTCCCTGGTATTTTTAGGATACCTTGTACAAGCGGGATTAATTTCCACAGGGCTTCCAATAACCATTGTTGCCCTCGTTATAGTTTATGGTTCATATGGCCTTCTAGGATTATACTACGCACGCAAATTAGCCAAAGTAGCACGCGCAAGAAAAAAGATCGATAAAGCCGTTGCGAAGAATAAAACGAACAAAATTAAGACCCATTAA
- a CDS encoding hypothetical protein (encoded by transcript PVX_086905A), with amino-acid sequence MKEKTNNSLILSTKVFTFFLVVCVWKYPFESCAFGNSFNTGSNVNGALGEHRGRLLKGGLAVERYARERLVDILHDDEETIKDRLGELIQEEKRKKNVESILRNGKLRDEMTLNGKYGKGSSASRRHSKSKKKSNTVRFMDESSDTLSLSSGSDGSIDLLSLSSGTDGSTDSLSFTSETDSSTGSINGALDNEGSSETLSVRSDDDASTNSLNLQSDDDASTNSLNLQSDDDASTNSLNLKSIKDGSTNSLDSLQLDDYLEKEFEDDLSDKETRESITLDDKYYEQDTIAEKNEKLIKSRLKALKTGDYDNLGKENLDRRFVKDLEAFAMGKKMKRGSSAGGFLKKLDSKFELELLRFFKNKGLRANSSFSGRGITGKLLKIMDKYRVFAPLAGTGVLYVLAMVYVLYFMATPVMMSLPTLGIIITGVFIYVFIAMGVYYGSKIAKLSHMKNVIRMFSVVDKKSRHGGRRESSRHGSRRESSRHGSRRESSRHSSRRERSRY; translated from the exons atgaaagaaaaaactaaTAATTCGCTTATCCTTTCCACGAAGGTTTTTACCTTCTTCCTCGTAGTGTGCGTATGGAAGTATCCCTTCGAG TCCTGCGCCTTTGGAAACTCATTCAACACGGGGAGCAACGTTAATGGCGCCCTGGGTGAACATAGAGGCAGACTTTTAAAGGGAGGCTTAGCCGTAGAGAGATACGCACGAGAAAGGCTAGTTGACATACTCCACGATGATGAAGAAACGATTAAAGATCGATTAGGAGAGTTGATACAAGAGGAGAAACGCAAGAAGAACGTCGAATCTATATTACGCAATGGAAAGTTACGTGATGAGATGACGCTAAATGGTAAATATGGAAAAGGATCAAGTGCATCGAGACGCCATAGCAAATCTAAGAAGAAATCCAATACGGTACGCTTTATGGACGAATCTTCCGACACACTAAGCCTATCAAGCGGATCTGACGGTTCCATAGATTTGCTAAGTTTATCAAGCGGTACTGATGGCTCAACAGACTCCCTAAGTTTTACAAGCGAAACTGACAGTTCCACAGGATCGATAAATGGAGCATTGGACAATGAAGGTTCTTCTGAGACTCTAAGCGTACGAAGTGATGATGATGCTTCTACAAATTCGCTGAACTTACAAAGCGATGATGATGCTTCTACAAATTCGCTGAACTTACAAAGCGATGATGATGCTTCTACAAATTCTCTAAACCTCAAGAGCATCAAGGATGGCTCCACAAACTCTTTGGATTCTCTCCAACTCGATGACTATCtggaaaaagaatttgaagaTGACCTAAGCGACAAAGAAACCAGGGAATCAATAACCCTTGATGATAAATACTACGAACAAGACACCATTGCagaaaagaatgaaaaattaattaagtCTAGACTGAAGGCTTTAAAAACTGGTGATTATGATAATTTAGGCAAAGAAAATTTAGACCGCAGATTTGTTAAAGACTTAGAAGCCTTTGCCAtgggaaagaaaatgaaaagaggaTCATCCGCAGGTGGTTTTCTAAAGAAATTGGACTCCAAATTCGAATTGGAACTTCTACGTTTCTTCAAAAACAAGGGCCTTAGAGCCAATAGTTCCTTCTCCGGCCGCGGAATCACCGGCaagcttttaaaaataatggaCAAGTACAGAGTGTTCGCTCCGTTAGCAGGCACGGGTGTACTCTACGTATTAGCGATGGTGTACGTGCTTTATTTTATGGCCACACCAGTCATGATGTCTTTGCCTACACTCGGAATAATTATCACCGGTGTTTTCATTTACGTCTTCATCGCGATGGGCGTTTACTACGGATCCAAAATCGCCAAGCTGTCACACATGAAAAACGTGATAAGAATGTTCAGCGTTGTAGACAAAAAGTCAAGACATGGCGGTCGCAGAGAAAGCTCCAGACATGGCAGCCGCAGGGAAAGCTCCAGACATGGCAGCCGTAGGGAAAGCTCCAGACATAGCAGCCGCAGGGAAAGATCAAGATATTAA
- a CDS encoding Phist protein (Pf-fam-b) (encoded by transcript PVX_086910A), which translates to MQDCYPLKPILFYPLTFLIRKDSPKKNSLSGERKIAKDEEKRKTFSVFTFSDTVLCALVLSLFYALIQNVHCPGWPSESHHEVGSLSNGRRWRNLSGRIPSHVKGFRRPHLMEDGEMVFQSKRGRSRGRERDTDLSPEIQKIYKDVERSFSKRYTKVLTEKEKKRWIKNVMLFKNQNSLEMTDEELSDRIDNLKGPVDTKTMLFVWNYVHDHEKQKYIHMVEGMRDTRRRLADYYNVPWEYETEKFRYVHDKMIKMLMKREEFEIKNIKKFATDGPICARWEFQRYLKLKRRSWADFTQRMERKWTKKLQHSFRSHIFLGICCV; encoded by the exons atgcaGGACTGCTACCCGCTGAAGCCGATTCTGTTTTATCCGCTAACGTTCCTAATTAGGAAGGACTCCCCAAAAAAGAATTCCTTAtcgggggagagaaaaattgcaaaggatgaagaaaaaaggaagacctTCTCGGTTTTCACCTTTTCTGACACGGTTCTTTGTGCGTTGGTCCTCTCTTTGTTCTACGCCTTGATACAG AATGTACATTGCCCTGGATGGCCAAGCGAGAGTCACCACGAAGTAGGAAGTCTATCGAATGGCAGGAGGTGGAGAAATCTGTCTGGACGCATCCCATCTCACGTGAAGGGATTCAGAAGACCCCATTTAATGGAGGATGGAGAAATGGTCTTTCAGTCAAAAAGGGGTAGAAGCAGAGGTAGAGAGCGAGATACAGACCTGTCACcagaaattcaaaaaatttataaagatGTGGAAAGAAGTTTCTCGAAAAGGTATACAAAAGTGTTAactgaaaaggagaaaaaaagatggataaaaaatgtgatgctttttaaaaatcaaaacTCACTCGAAATGACTGATGAGGAATTGAGCGATAGGAttgataatttaaaaggaCCTGTAGATACTAAGACCATGCTTTTTGTGTGGAATTATGTACACGATCatgagaagcaaaaatatattcacatgGTGGAAGGCATGCGAGACACACGTAGAAGGTTGGCTGACTATTACAATGTCCCCTGGGAGTACGAAACGGAGAAATTTAGATACGTTCAcgataaaatgataaaaatgttaatgaAAAGAGAAGAATTTGAAATTAAGAACATCAAGAAATTTGCTACTGATGGGCCTATATGTGCCAGGTGGGAATTTCAGAGGTACCTAAAACTTAAGCGGAGGTCATGGGCCGATTTTACGCAGCGCATGGAAAGAAAATGGACCAAAAAGTTGCAGCACTCGTTTAGGAGCCATATATTCTTGGGCATCTGTTGTGTGTAA